The Synechocystis sp. PCC 7509 genome includes a window with the following:
- a CDS encoding aspartate aminotransferase family protein — translation MQKSISPVSPNVQSNYLSEFIAQYSDRTKTSKQLAQIHRATLADNRVSAGFNLALKEICYPIVAKKSLGSKIWDADGNEYIDVVMGFGINLFGHNPPFIKAALLEQLDKGTHLGVQTELAGEVAQLITEMTGMERVAFSNTGTEAIMTAIRIARATTNRHKIAIFSGSYHGHFDGTLVETKEINGNFTTVPVDSGTPPNFAEDVLVLDYGNWRSLDIIKANKNELAAILVEPVQSSRIDFQPREFLHQLRQLTTQLDIALIFDEMVSGFRIHPGGAQDWFNITADIATYGKIIGGGMPIGVIAGKAKYMDKIDGGMWSYGDSSYPQVKQTFFAGTHCKHPLSLAAAKVVLQHLKDQGAVLQTQLNQRTTQFIQTLNTYFESGEIPIKLISFGSVFGAANSTSSSNSSDSSSLGLSLLSYHLIHKGILSRGGSGFLSTAHTDEDINCIVRAVQDSISDLQLGGLL, via the coding sequence ATGCAAAAAAGTATTTCTCCTGTATCGCCAAACGTCCAAAGCAACTATTTATCAGAGTTTATCGCTCAATATAGCGATCGCACCAAAACATCTAAACAACTTGCTCAAATTCACCGTGCTACCTTAGCCGATAACCGAGTTTCCGCAGGTTTTAACCTAGCACTTAAAGAAATATGCTATCCCATAGTTGCTAAAAAATCTCTTGGTTCTAAAATTTGGGACGCAGACGGCAACGAATATATTGATGTTGTTATGGGGTTTGGTATCAACCTATTTGGTCACAATCCCCCTTTTATCAAAGCCGCACTCTTAGAACAATTAGATAAAGGCACTCACTTAGGAGTACAAACAGAATTAGCGGGCGAAGTAGCACAGTTAATTACTGAAATGACAGGTATGGAAAGAGTTGCTTTTAGTAATACAGGTACAGAAGCAATTATGACCGCAATTCGTATTGCTAGAGCTACTACAAATCGTCACAAAATTGCTATATTTTCCGGTTCTTATCACGGTCATTTTGATGGCACGTTAGTTGAAACCAAAGAAATAAATGGTAATTTCACTACCGTTCCCGTAGATTCAGGTACACCACCGAATTTTGCAGAAGATGTTTTAGTTTTAGATTATGGCAATTGGCGATCGCTCGATATTATCAAAGCAAACAAAAATGAATTAGCAGCTATTTTAGTTGAACCAGTCCAAAGTAGCCGGATTGATTTTCAACCGCGTGAATTTCTCCATCAATTAAGGCAATTAACAACTCAATTAGACATTGCTTTAATTTTTGATGAAATGGTTTCAGGCTTTCGCATTCATCCTGGCGGCGCGCAAGATTGGTTTAATATTACCGCCGATATAGCTACCTACGGCAAAATTATCGGTGGCGGAATGCCCATTGGCGTTATTGCTGGTAAAGCTAAATATATGGATAAAATTGATGGCGGAATGTGGAGTTATGGCGATTCTTCTTATCCTCAAGTTAAGCAAACTTTTTTTGCAGGTACGCATTGCAAACATCCTCTATCCTTAGCCGCCGCAAAAGTTGTACTACAACACCTTAAAGATCAGGGAGCAGTTTTACAAACCCAGCTAAATCAGCGTACAACCCAGTTTATTCAAACCTTAAATACTTATTTTGAATCTGGAGAAATACCTATTAAACTGATCAGTTTTGGTTCGGTGTTTGGGGCTGCTAATTCGACATCAAGTAGCAATTCTAGCGATTCATCATCTTTGGGATTAAGCCTATTATCTTATCATTTAATTCACAAAGGCATATTAAGTAGAGGTGGTAGCGGATTCTTATCTACAGCCCATACAGATGAAGATATCAATTGTATAGTTCGGGCTGTTCAAGACAGTATTAGTGACTTGCAATTGGGCGGCTTGTTGTAA
- a CDS encoding cupin-like domain-containing protein, translating into MNIQPIQRIENPSVLEFQTKFGLQSKPVIISGVANEWSASSLWQPEMFKDMFGDVAAPLRASDNEIDVFFGQSKESKVISIAEYIDSINSTDINGQRPAYLGNIPLNSPLTQQYFDKIKSHFSFPNYLPENSGNEIRLWIGATNQKSTIHNDNYHNFNAQIFGKKTFLLFPPEEYEKLSIVKIDDELWSSPIDPQKPDLDKFPSFKEISGLEAELQAGDILFIPAFWWHQARTITTAINLNMWVFTENICKTWQEHPAFSKAVSTGYKF; encoded by the coding sequence ATGAATATTCAACCTATCCAGCGTATTGAAAACCCATCAGTTCTTGAATTCCAAACAAAGTTTGGCTTACAAAGTAAACCAGTAATTATTTCTGGTGTTGCTAATGAGTGGTCAGCATCTTCTTTATGGCAACCCGAAATGTTTAAAGATATGTTTGGTGATGTAGCTGCACCTCTAAGAGCTAGTGATAATGAAATTGATGTTTTCTTTGGGCAATCGAAAGAATCAAAAGTAATATCAATCGCTGAATATATAGATAGCATTAATTCAACCGATATAAATGGACAGCGCCCAGCCTATCTAGGTAATATTCCCCTCAATTCACCGCTAACTCAACAGTATTTTGACAAAATTAAATCTCATTTTAGTTTTCCTAACTACTTGCCGGAAAATAGCGGCAATGAAATACGTTTATGGATTGGTGCTACTAATCAAAAGTCAACAATTCATAATGATAACTATCACAACTTTAATGCTCAAATATTTGGAAAAAAAACATTTTTACTTTTTCCACCAGAGGAGTATGAAAAGTTATCGATTGTCAAGATTGATGACGAATTATGGTCAAGTCCCATTGATCCCCAAAAACCAGATTTAGATAAATTTCCTAGTTTCAAGGAAATTAGTGGATTAGAAGCTGAATTACAGGCAGGAGATATACTTTTTATCCCGGCTTTTTGGTGGCATCAAGCACGAACAATTACAACGGCAATTAATCTCAATATGTGGGTTTTTACTGAAAATATTTGTAAAACTTGGCAAGAACATCCTGCCTTTAGCAAAGCTGTAAGTACAGGATATAAATTTTGA
- a CDS encoding MFS transporter → MNAADIQKTNLRTFVIIWASQVASILGSEMTNFAITIWAWNITGKATSLSLIILFTQISRLIAAMFAGILVDRCDRKLLMILGDTAAGISTIAIFILLTTNRLEIWHLYITAAFSGLFGYFQHLAYSASISALVPKQHYTRAAALCNHVGQFGSNIIAPGLAGALYYQIGLQGILTIDISTFAIAICTIYFVQIPQPVVKREPEQQKLWQNLTFGWRYILKNPSLRSLLIFLLIFNFLDYAISGIHASLILSRSHNNTAVFASVQSAIGLGGVIGAVSLSVWGGFKRRIHGMLLGTVLSYGCMVVFGLGNLPATWILAGFFTAVFWSSISSSEQAIWLSKVPPEVQGRVFANRYLLTQLAAPMGLAIAGPLADKFFQPAMLPGGILANTFGGLLGNDYSSGIALQYTLFAFCGVLLGLSGYTRSKLRNIELVIPDYEVNNKSTI, encoded by the coding sequence TTGAATGCCGCAGATATTCAAAAAACTAATCTCCGCACCTTTGTAATTATTTGGGCAAGTCAAGTAGCCTCTATACTTGGCTCAGAAATGACTAATTTTGCTATAACTATTTGGGCGTGGAATATTACAGGTAAAGCTACATCATTATCTTTGATTATCCTCTTTACCCAAATTTCTAGATTAATAGCAGCAATGTTTGCAGGCATATTAGTTGATCGGTGTGATCGCAAATTACTAATGATCTTAGGAGATACCGCCGCCGGGATATCAACTATTGCTATATTTATCCTCCTGACAACCAATCGCCTAGAAATTTGGCATCTCTACATTACCGCAGCTTTTAGCGGACTATTTGGTTATTTTCAGCATTTAGCATACTCCGCTTCTATATCGGCGCTTGTACCCAAACAACATTACACGCGAGCGGCGGCTTTGTGCAATCATGTGGGACAATTTGGTTCAAATATCATTGCCCCAGGACTAGCCGGAGCGCTTTATTATCAGATTGGTCTGCAAGGTATTTTGACTATTGATATTTCTACTTTTGCGATCGCTATCTGCACAATATATTTTGTCCAAATCCCCCAACCTGTCGTTAAGCGAGAACCAGAACAACAAAAACTTTGGCAAAATCTAACTTTCGGTTGGCGCTACATTTTAAAAAATCCTAGCTTGCGATCGCTACTAATATTTCTCCTTATTTTCAACTTCCTTGATTACGCAATTTCTGGTATCCACGCCTCATTAATTTTGTCCCGCAGTCATAACAACACCGCAGTATTTGCCAGCGTCCAATCTGCGATCGGTCTGGGTGGTGTAATTGGTGCGGTATCGCTGAGTGTGTGGGGTGGGTTTAAACGCCGCATTCATGGGATGTTGCTAGGAACAGTATTAAGTTATGGCTGTATGGTAGTGTTTGGATTAGGAAATTTACCCGCAACTTGGATATTAGCTGGTTTTTTCACCGCCGTATTTTGGTCATCTATTAGTAGTTCAGAGCAAGCAATCTGGTTATCTAAAGTCCCACCAGAAGTACAAGGACGAGTCTTTGCTAATCGTTATTTGCTTACCCAGCTTGCTGCACCAATGGGACTTGCGATCGCTGGACCATTGGCTGACAAATTTTTCCAGCCTGCTATGCTGCCTGGAGGGATTCTAGCAAATACATTTGGCGGCTTACTTGGTAATGATTACAGTTCTGGGATCGCCTTGCAATACACCCTCTTTGCTTTCTGTGGTGTACTGCTGGGTTTAAGCGGATACACCCGGAGTAAATTGCGAAATATTGAACTTGTTATTCCCGACTATGAGGTTAACAACAAAAGCACAATATAA
- a CDS encoding IS630 family transposase, translated as MVEQINQTRNPSDTRPIVLMAGDEGRFGRIGEVRACWCPLGVRPIVPKQQVRQYVYAYAAVAPQLGLMTCLILPYANTKMMNLFLAQVSKEFDDYFVILQLDKASWHRSNCLTVPENIRLIFQPAYSPELMPVEHIWEDIRENHFYNQAFSSLAQVEDVLCQGLLELSSSCERLRSMTYFSHLKILPQTAT; from the coding sequence TTGGTAGAGCAGATAAATCAAACCAGGAACCCATCTGATACTAGACCAATAGTATTGATGGCAGGAGATGAAGGGAGGTTTGGGCGGATCGGAGAAGTCAGAGCTTGCTGGTGTCCACTAGGTGTACGTCCAATTGTACCTAAGCAACAAGTCAGACAATATGTTTATGCTTACGCCGCCGTAGCGCCTCAATTAGGCTTAATGACTTGCTTAATTTTACCCTACGCTAATACTAAGATGATGAATTTATTTTTGGCGCAAGTTTCTAAAGAATTTGACGATTATTTTGTGATTTTACAACTGGATAAAGCTTCTTGGCATCGTTCTAACTGTTTAACAGTTCCCGAAAACATCCGGTTGATTTTTCAACCCGCCTATAGCCCAGAGTTAATGCCTGTTGAACATATCTGGGAGGACATTCGCGAAAATCATTTTTATAATCAAGCCTTTTCATCTCTAGCACAAGTAGAAGATGTTCTGTGTCAAGGCTTGCTTGAACTTTCTTCTAGTTGTGAGCGCCTGCGTTCAATGACTTACTTTTCTCATCTTAAAATACTACCTCAGACTGCAACTTAG
- a CDS encoding helix-turn-helix domain-containing protein, translating to MGQVTQAYPHLDLEMVRQKVKLASSHWNKQKWLVIYNALVDPRTSAEIARHCGVSEGFVRKVIQQYNRTGEIGLSTPGKGGRRNCYLSWDEEKQLIDGFKEKARCGQIATAIQIKLA from the coding sequence ATGGGTCAAGTAACGCAAGCTTATCCTCATTTAGACTTAGAAATGGTCAGGCAGAAAGTAAAGTTAGCATCATCCCATTGGAATAAACAAAAATGGCTGGTGATCTACAATGCCCTAGTAGACCCTAGAACCTCCGCCGAGATAGCGCGTCATTGTGGAGTGTCTGAAGGATTTGTGAGAAAAGTAATTCAGCAATATAATCGCACTGGAGAAATTGGATTATCTACTCCCGGCAAAGGAGGTAGGCGTAATTGTTATTTAAGTTGGGACGAGGAAAAACAACTAATAGATGGGTTCAAAGAAAAAGCCCGTTGTGGTCAAATAGCCACTGCAATTCAAATCAAACTTGCTTAG
- a CDS encoding helicase-related protein → MESKLQRLKQLLVKEGFFNDPKMKLLIFTEHKDTLDFLAGDGKHERPLGLLKQWGLSVTQIHGGMKVGDRNTPNSRIYAEREFKESCQILVATEAAGEGINLQFCWLMINYDIPRDPVRLEQRMGRIHRYGQEKDCLIFNFVSTNTREGSVFWKLFERIQKIEADLDPERTGKVFNVLGDVFPANQIEKMLRDMYARNLTEEVIKDRIVDQVDSDRFRRITKSALEGLAKRELNLSTNLTGVQRRHKRKPIV, encoded by the coding sequence ATAGAGTCCAAGTTACAGCGTTTAAAGCAATTATTGGTAAAAGAGGGTTTCTTTAATGATCCCAAAATGAAATTGCTGATCTTCACCGAGCATAAAGATACCCTTGATTTTCTTGCTGGTGATGGTAAACACGAGCGTCCTTTAGGCTTGCTCAAACAGTGGGGACTAAGCGTGACCCAGATTCATGGGGGCATGAAAGTAGGCGATCGCAATACTCCTAATAGTCGCATTTATGCCGAGCGCGAATTTAAAGAAAGCTGTCAAATTCTCGTAGCAACCGAAGCCGCCGGAGAGGGCATCAACCTTCAGTTTTGTTGGCTGATGATTAACTACGACATTCCTAGGGATCCCGTGCGCTTAGAGCAACGGATGGGGAGAATCCACCGTTACGGACAGGAAAAGGATTGCTTAATTTTTAACTTTGTCTCTACTAATACCCGCGAAGGTAGCGTGTTTTGGAAGCTATTCGAGCGCATCCAAAAAATTGAAGCAGACCTCGACCCCGAACGGACGGGGAAAGTTTTTAACGTCTTGGGCGATGTCTTTCCCGCCAATCAAATTGAAAAAATGCTGCGGGATATGTACGCGCGTAATTTAACAGAAGAGGTGATTAAAGATCGGATTGTCGATCAAGTGGATAGCGATCGCTTTCGCCGGATTACAAAATCGGCATTAGAGGGACTGGCAAAGCGCGAACTAAATTTATCTACAAACCTAACTGGGGTGCAACGGCGGCATAAGCGTAAACCTATTGTCTAA
- a CDS encoding helix-turn-helix domain-containing protein: MGQVTKACSHLEKETIKQKIKLASSHWDRQKWLVIYNALADPRLSAQIARHCGVSQGFVRKVIQQYNRTGEIGLSTPGKGGRRNCYLSWDEEKQLIDGFKEKARRGQIATAIQIKLA; the protein is encoded by the coding sequence GTGGGTCAAGTAACGAAAGCCTGTTCTCACTTAGAAAAGGAGACAATCAAGCAAAAAATAAAGTTAGCGTCCTCTCATTGGGATAGACAAAAATGGCTTGTGATCTACAATGCACTAGCAGACCCTAGACTATCGGCTCAGATTGCGCGTCATTGTGGGGTGTCCCAAGGATTTGTCAGAAAAGTAATTCAGCAATATAACCGCACTGGAGAAATTGGATTATCTACTCCAGGCAAAGGAGGTAGACGTAATTGCTATTTAAGTTGGGATGAGGAAAAACAACTAATAGATGGGTTTAAAGAAAAAGCCCGTCGTGGTCAAATAGCCACCGCAATTCAAATTAAACTTGCTTAG
- a CDS encoding cupin domain-containing protein produces MEFLKKSISLFPLIALTLFSTVEIARGQKTSPPVNTYTQSVTREVLASGYPSDAEGRILELVRYTIPSGANLPPHTHPGMQIERVEFGTLTYTVVKGSAKIIRVNRTEEILKAGQTTLLKVGDSLIEPAKMVHYGKNESASIVILLSASLFDAKQPKAILTNP; encoded by the coding sequence ATGGAATTTCTGAAAAAATCAATCTCTCTGTTTCCCCTCATCGCACTGACATTGTTTAGCACAGTGGAAATAGCAAGAGGTCAAAAAACCTCTCCACCCGTTAATACTTACACTCAATCTGTAACTCGTGAAGTTTTAGCTAGTGGTTATCCCAGCGATGCCGAGGGTCGGATTTTGGAGTTGGTGCGTTATACAATCCCATCGGGCGCTAATCTCCCGCCTCATACCCATCCAGGAATGCAGATTGAGCGCGTTGAATTTGGGACGCTCACTTATACCGTTGTTAAGGGATCAGCCAAAATTATTAGAGTCAATCGCACCGAAGAAATTCTTAAAGCTGGACAAACAACCCTTCTCAAAGTTGGCGATTCATTGATTGAACCAGCGAAAATGGTACATTATGGCAAAAATGAGAGTGCCAGTATTGTTATTCTGCTTTCTGCCTCTTTATTTGATGCCAAGCAACCCAAAGCAATTTTGACTAATCCCTAG
- a CDS encoding 4Fe-4S binding protein, with amino-acid sequence MAGRGTNSHVITDLNQPWGTSQSCTSCGKCVNACPTGALFYQGFSVREMKRVQRSYPEGNRAKLDFLITAREKKQWNF; translated from the coding sequence ATGGCGGGGAGAGGAACAAATTCTCATGTAATTACTGACTTAAATCAACCTTGGGGAACGTCCCAAAGTTGTACTTCCTGCGGCAAATGTGTCAATGCTTGCCCAACGGGAGCGCTTTTTTATCAAGGTTTTAGCGTCCGGGAAATGAAACGCGTGCAGCGAAGCTATCCCGAAGGGAATCGCGCTAAACTAGACTTTCTCATTACCGCACGAGAGAAAAAGCAATGGAATTTCTGA
- a CDS encoding ATP-grasp domain-containing protein yields the protein MQKFRNNIEGGLCIRQVEDFILETEKRYFVIDGKSFAPLPDKEIPEIVEECAKRINSKFFSVDVIERQDGCKRVVEIGDGQVSDLVGWTAERFASLWAEYI from the coding sequence TTGCAAAAGTTTAGGAACAATATTGAGGGTGGTCTTTGCATTCGACAAGTTGAAGACTTTATTTTAGAAACAGAGAAACGTTACTTTGTTATAGATGGTAAATCCTTTGCTCCATTGCCAGATAAAGAAATTCCAGAGATTGTTGAGGAGTGCGCTAAACGAATTAATAGTAAGTTCTTTTCGGTAGACGTGATAGAGCGCCAAGATGGTTGCAAACGAGTTGTAGAAATTGGCGACGGTCAAGTGTCAGATTTAGTTGGATGGACGGCGGAACGTTTTGCTTCGCTGTGGGCTGAGTACATCTAA
- a CDS encoding XisI protein: MAKLEQYRESVQKLLQEYADLSRDDRTVETELIFDTIRDHYQIVHVGWQDERRIYGCILHLDIKDGKIWLQHNGTESDIAKELVEMGVPKTDIVIGFHSAFKRQFTEYAVS, encoded by the coding sequence ATGGCTAAACTAGAGCAATACCGCGAAAGTGTACAGAAACTTTTACAAGAATATGCCGATCTTAGTCGTGACGATCGCACGGTTGAAACTGAACTTATTTTTGACACGATTAGAGATCATTATCAAATAGTCCATGTCGGCTGGCAGGATGAAAGGCGAATTTATGGCTGTATTCTGCACTTAGATATCAAGGATGGAAAAATCTGGCTTCAGCACAACGGGACAGAGAGTGATATTGCTAAAGAGCTTGTAGAAATGGGAGTACCAAAAACTGATATTGTTATTGGCTTTCATTCTGCCTTCAAACGTCAATTTACCGAATATGCTGTTAGTTAA
- a CDS encoding element excision factor XisH family protein, with product MPAKDVFHKAVRHALEKDGWTITHDPLLLRYELGKLYIDLGAEKVLAAEQAGKKIAVEIKSFVQNSAISEFYTALGQFISYRTLLLEQYSEHILYLAVPVDTYTSFFTTQLAQSIISSQQLKLIVYQPQQEVIERWLN from the coding sequence ATGCCTGCTAAAGATGTCTTTCACAAAGCCGTGCGCCACGCTCTAGAAAAAGATGGTTGGACAATTACTCACGATCCTCTTTTATTACGCTATGAGTTAGGCAAACTATATATTGACCTGGGAGCCGAGAAAGTGTTAGCCGCAGAACAAGCAGGTAAAAAGATTGCCGTAGAAATCAAAAGCTTTGTTCAAAACTCTGCTATTTCAGAATTTTATACTGCCCTCGGTCAATTTATTAGTTATCGGACACTTTTACTAGAGCAATACTCAGAACACATCCTCTATCTTGCTGTACCTGTTGATACCTATACTTCCTTTTTTACTACTCAACTTGCCCAAAGTATTATTAGCAGCCAACAATTAAAACTGATTGTCTATCAACCACAACAGGAGGTTATCGAGCGATGGCTAAACTAG
- a CDS encoding S66 peptidase family protein, producing the protein MLNRRQFLQIAATTCALATPLKIATAKSRPLLKPPRLKPGAIVGIISPASATFVREELNIVLDAVRGLGLVPKLAPHVGDRYGYLAGSDKDRAADINQFFQEAQVSALLPIRGGWGCSRILPYLDYEIIRQNPKIIIGFSDITALILAINARTQLVTFHGPNGLTSWRTSQTESFRRVLFAGEAVTIANPKDGDDGDRLMQVKNRIQTITPGKAQGKLIGGNLSVLSGIVGSLYLPDMAGAILFLEDTGENIYRLDRLMTHLKIAGVFDKLAGFIFGQCPGCTPDADYGSLTLEEVVWGHIQPLKIPAYYGAAIGHLENIVTLPIGLEVEIDAVAGSIKMLESAVI; encoded by the coding sequence ATGCTCAATCGCCGTCAATTTCTCCAGATCGCTGCTACTACTTGCGCCTTAGCAACACCCCTAAAAATAGCCACAGCAAAAAGTCGCCCGCTATTAAAACCCCCTCGCCTAAAACCTGGGGCGATTGTAGGGATTATTAGCCCTGCCAGCGCTACTTTTGTCCGGGAAGAACTAAATATAGTTTTAGATGCCGTGCGGGGTCTGGGACTTGTGCCTAAACTTGCCCCTCATGTTGGCGATCGCTATGGTTATTTAGCAGGTAGCGACAAAGATCGCGCCGCAGACATCAACCAATTTTTTCAAGAGGCGCAAGTGAGCGCTTTGTTACCTATTCGCGGTGGTTGGGGATGCAGCCGCATTTTGCCTTATTTAGATTATGAAATTATCCGCCAAAACCCTAAAATTATTATTGGTTTTAGCGATATTACCGCCCTAATTTTAGCAATTAACGCCCGTACTCAATTAGTAACTTTTCACGGGCCTAATGGTCTAACTTCGTGGCGAACCTCTCAAACTGAGTCTTTCCGCCGCGTGTTATTTGCGGGAGAAGCTGTAACGATCGCAAATCCTAAAGATGGCGACGATGGAGATCGTTTAATGCAGGTAAAAAATCGCATTCAAACTATTACCCCAGGCAAGGCTCAAGGTAAACTTATTGGCGGAAACTTGTCTGTGTTATCGGGAATTGTGGGTTCTTTGTACTTGCCTGATATGGCTGGGGCAATTTTATTTTTAGAAGATACAGGCGAAAATATTTACCGTTTAGATCGCTTGATGACTCACCTCAAAATTGCTGGAGTATTTGACAAACTAGCAGGGTTTATTTTTGGGCAATGTCCGGGCTGTACGCCAGATGCTGACTATGGTTCGTTGACTTTAGAAGAAGTGGTTTGGGGTCATATTCAACCATTAAAAATCCCTGCTTATTACGGCGCTGCGATTGGTCACTTAGAAAACATCGTTACCCTACCCATTGGTTTAGAGGTTGAAATTGATGCTGTAGCCGGAAGTATTAAGATGCTAGAATCTGCGGTTATTTAG
- the nblS gene encoding two-component system sensor histidine kinase NblS encodes MVIWLKTLREAIASWWADFTLQTKLLAAATLVVSLIMSGLTFWAVNTIQQDARINDTRFGSDLGLLLASNVAPLVAENNLTEVAQFSQRFYSNTSSVRYMLYADEAGKIFFGIPFWQPEVQTSLSIARRINLPENYAANSEIPMVRQHVSPDGEVTDVFIPLLHEGRYLGVLAIGTNPNPTVVTSSNLTRDVTIAVFVSIWVMVILGAVSNALMITQPIKELSTGVKNIAAGNFKQRIDLPLSGELGELIFSFNEMAEKLESYDEQNIDELTAEKAKLETLVSTIADGAVLLDADLRVILVNPTARRIFGWETSEVVGVNVLDQLPSEVRGELSRPLYQIASGERDSAEFRLTLSDPSDRTVRILLTTVVNQQRESIKGIAVTVQDITREVELNEAKSQFISNVSHELRTPLFNIKTHIETLHDYGEELTEAERREFLETANHETDRLARLVNDVLDLSRLESCRIYHFDGVDLAQAVEQTLRTYQLNARDKGIELVQEISRDLPAVLGNYDLLLQVFTNLVGNALKFTQQGGTVAIRAYLLPETINEHSHTVAERVRIEVSDTGIGIDTEDQQAIFERFFRVENRVHTLEGTGLGLSIVRNIVDKHHSAVHLVSEVGVGTTFWFDLAVFVEQPLSTANLSLMDAISKT; translated from the coding sequence ATGGTTATTTGGTTAAAAACACTTAGAGAAGCGATCGCCAGTTGGTGGGCAGATTTTACCCTCCAGACAAAGCTACTGGCGGCGGCAACTTTAGTTGTTTCCTTAATTATGAGCGGGCTTACCTTTTGGGCAGTCAATACTATTCAACAAGATGCGCGGATAAATGACACCCGTTTTGGTAGCGATTTAGGTTTGCTTCTAGCTTCCAACGTTGCGCCATTAGTTGCCGAAAATAATCTCACAGAAGTTGCTCAGTTTTCCCAACGCTTTTATAGCAACACTTCTAGCGTCCGCTATATGCTATACGCCGACGAAGCGGGAAAAATCTTTTTTGGTATTCCTTTTTGGCAACCAGAAGTGCAAACTTCTTTAAGTATTGCTCGCCGCATTAATTTACCCGAAAATTATGCCGCCAATTCCGAAATTCCGATGGTACGTCAACACGTTTCACCCGATGGCGAAGTTACGGATGTATTTATTCCTTTGTTGCACGAAGGTAGGTACTTAGGAGTTTTAGCGATCGGTACTAATCCTAATCCTACGGTGGTAACGTCTTCAAATCTAACGCGGGATGTGACGATCGCAGTTTTTGTCTCGATTTGGGTAATGGTAATACTGGGAGCGGTTTCTAACGCTTTAATGATTACTCAACCAATTAAAGAGCTATCAACGGGAGTTAAAAATATTGCGGCGGGAAACTTTAAGCAACGCATAGATTTACCTTTGAGTGGGGAATTGGGAGAATTGATTTTTAGCTTCAATGAAATGGCAGAAAAGCTAGAAAGTTACGACGAGCAAAATATTGACGAATTGACGGCGGAAAAAGCCAAGTTAGAGACATTGGTTTCAACTATTGCCGATGGTGCGGTGCTATTAGATGCCGATTTGCGGGTGATTTTAGTTAACCCTACCGCTAGGCGAATTTTTGGCTGGGAAACCTCGGAAGTAGTGGGAGTAAATGTACTCGATCAGTTACCCTCCGAGGTGCGAGGAGAATTATCGCGTCCCTTATATCAAATAGCCTCTGGAGAGCGCGATAGTGCGGAGTTTCGGCTAACTCTTAGCGATCCAAGCGATCGTACGGTACGCATTCTTTTAACGACAGTAGTTAATCAGCAACGGGAAAGTATCAAAGGTATTGCTGTTACTGTTCAAGATATTACCCGCGAAGTAGAGCTAAATGAAGCAAAAAGTCAGTTTATTAGCAATGTTTCCCACGAACTAAGAACTCCTTTATTTAATATCAAAACTCACATCGAAACTCTGCACGATTACGGGGAAGAATTGACAGAAGCCGAGCGTCGGGAGTTTTTGGAAACCGCCAACCACGAAACCGATAGGCTGGCGCGTTTAGTCAACGATGTTTTAGACTTATCACGCTTGGAATCATGCCGAATCTATCATTTTGATGGTGTAGACTTGGCGCAAGCAGTGGAGCAAACCTTACGCACCTATCAACTAAATGCGAGGGATAAAGGGATTGAGCTAGTGCAGGAAATCTCTAGGGATTTGCCTGCTGTATTAGGGAATTACGATTTACTCCTGCAAGTTTTTACAAATTTAGTTGGTAATGCACTTAAATTTACTCAGCAAGGGGGAACTGTTGCAATTCGCGCTTATTTGCTTCCCGAAACTATCAACGAACATTCTCATACTGTCGCCGAGCGAGTCCGCATTGAAGTTTCGGATACGGGGATTGGTATAGACACCGAAGATCAACAAGCAATCTTCGAGCGCTTTTTCCGAGTAGAAAACCGCGTCCATACTTTAGAAGGTACAGGTTTAGGACTGTCAATTGTCCGCAATATTGTTGACAAGCATCACAGCGCGGTACATCTGGTTAGCGAGGTTGGTGTAGGGACAACTTTTTGGTTTGATTTAGCTGTATTTGTAGAACAACCATTGTCAACGGCTAATCTCTCGCTTATGGATGCCATCAGCAAGACCTAA